The sequence TTACAATATATTATATCATACGTCCATATAAAAATGAGAGTTATTTTGGTATAAAAAAGTCGATGGCTGCTGAAATTGCGATTAATGCTATGTGAAAATGTTTTTACAATGGCCATTGGATGTATTATTGTGTATAATTTAAAAGAAGGATTATTTTTATCCAGATATAATGAGGGGAGAGATAAAAGTGAAAACTGGTTTTAGGACAGTAGGGTTTAGCAAGTGGAATATATTTGACGCGTTGAAAAAGATTAAAGAGATAGGGTACGAAGGAGTTGAACTTTGTCTCGAGCATCCTGATATGCAGTCCGAGAAAATGGATGATGAAATGATAGCTGATGTGCGACGTTATCTTGACGGAATAGGTCTTGAAATAGCATCGGTAAGCTATCATGGGGATAATGACCCCCTTGATGTTAAGATATCGAATACTTACAAAGCAATTGATATCGCCAATAAGATAGGGGCATCTATTCTGATAATTAACTGCGAAAAGAAGAGTAATGAAGTCGCCGGTCAGTATGAAAGTCTTGTTAAAAGGATGAAAGACTTTGCATCATATGCAGAGCAACGCGGTATAGTGCTGGCCTTTGAACCAGAACCATTATTGATTATACAGACAGTAGATGATATGATTAGATTAATGGATGATGTTTGTAGTGATAATTTGAAAGTAAATATGGATGTAGGCCATACATATATTACCGATCCGGATTTGCCTGAAGCAATATTAAAGCTTAAAGATAAAATTGTCCATGTGCATCTGGAAGACATAAAAAATAAGGTACACAGTCATCTATACCCGTTGGATGGAGATATAGATTATAAAAAGATGTTTCATGCGTTTGAGGAGATAGGCTATAATGGCTACTATGTAATAGATATGTTTTACATACAGGAAGCACCTGATGTACACGCAAAGGTCTGCTTTGACAGGCTTCAAAAATTGTCATGATACTTTTTATCGTTGAGGGGCTTTGATAGCTATTGCCCCTTATTTTATTTTGTGGTAAAATTAAGAATATATAAAATTGGACGCGAAACGTGTAAAAGCGAGGAGTGTATTTCATGGAAAGATTGGATGAGAAAAGTCCTATAGCATTGTATATTCAATTGAGAAATATATTGATAGATAAGATTAAAAGCGGGCAATGGAAGGTCAATGATAAAATACCTACAGAGAGGGAATTGTGCGATATGTATAATGTAAGCAGAGCAACCGTCAGATTGGCTCTGCAGGAATTAGAGAGAGACGGATACATATATAGGAAGCAAGGCCGTGGAACATTTGTTGCGCCACCTAAGATTGAACAAAATATAACCCATTTTTATAGCTTTAGTGAAGAGATGAAAAAGCGGGGATTAGTTCCATCTTCTAAAATATTGGGTTTTGAAGTTATAAAATCGGACAAAAAATTAGCGGATATTTTAAACCTAAAAGAAGGAGATGAGGTTTTAAGCCTGAAAAGGTTAAGGTTGGCCAATGGCGAGCCTATAATGCTTGAGACATCTTACCTTCCTTACAACATGTGCCGGGATATGACGCGGGAAGATGTGGAGAAGATGTCTCTTTATGAAGCCTTGAGGACAAAATGTGGCATTATTCCTAATAGCGCTGATGAGACCTTTGAGCCGGTTTTAACTAACTCCTACGAAGCAGAGGTATTAAATTATGAGGCAGGTAAGCCTGCGCTGCTTTTAGAGCGAATAACATATTCTTTCGGCACACCGATAGAGTACAATAAGGGCATTGTGAGAGGAGATAGATGTAAGTACCGCGTATCTTTAAAATAGTGACGTTTTATAACCATATCAAGCATATTATACAATCTATGGTATTATTGATTTTGTTGACGAGCAATGGTATATATGTTATTATTAGATTGGTTATAACATTATCATATAAGGG is a genomic window of Caldanaerobius fijiensis DSM 17918 containing:
- a CDS encoding GntR family transcriptional regulator; translation: MERLDEKSPIALYIQLRNILIDKIKSGQWKVNDKIPTERELCDMYNVSRATVRLALQELERDGYIYRKQGRGTFVAPPKIEQNITHFYSFSEEMKKRGLVPSSKILGFEVIKSDKKLADILNLKEGDEVLSLKRLRLANGEPIMLETSYLPYNMCRDMTREDVEKMSLYEALRTKCGIIPNSADETFEPVLTNSYEAEVLNYEAGKPALLLERITYSFGTPIEYNKGIVRGDRCKYRVSLK
- a CDS encoding sugar phosphate isomerase/epimerase family protein, whose amino-acid sequence is MKTGFRTVGFSKWNIFDALKKIKEIGYEGVELCLEHPDMQSEKMDDEMIADVRRYLDGIGLEIASVSYHGDNDPLDVKISNTYKAIDIANKIGASILIINCEKKSNEVAGQYESLVKRMKDFASYAEQRGIVLAFEPEPLLIIQTVDDMIRLMDDVCSDNLKVNMDVGHTYITDPDLPEAILKLKDKIVHVHLEDIKNKVHSHLYPLDGDIDYKKMFHAFEEIGYNGYYVIDMFYIQEAPDVHAKVCFDRLQKLS